Genomic segment of Tachysurus fulvidraco isolate hzauxx_2018 chromosome 22, HZAU_PFXX_2.0, whole genome shotgun sequence:
taacactagAGATGAAGCAAGAGGTAAATCCTActgacaccccccccacacacacacacacaaaattattcGATTCCAAAATAAATCTTGACCCCACTGAAAATAATGCTaattataaaatgttaatatgCAAGTATTTCAGACTCTATTCATTTTTTGGCCTGTTCTCATGTGTCTGTACTAATCAGTCATACGCTGCAGATCTGGTAGACAGATATTAGGTTAAAACATGCTGGAACATTTCTTTAAGAAACAGAGCATTTTTCTTGTTCAGTTATTCAGTTGGCCGGGTTGGTGTGCTGGGTTGGTTGAGCCCCATAGTTTTACACAACCAGCCTGCAAAGTCGACTTCTTCCACTTCTGAGCGTTTAATGAACGTGTGGTTCTGTGGAGAGACACAAACAGTGTTGGTGTTGCTCTGAAGAGGAAACTCTAAAAAGAGGCACATACTTACATTTAGGTCTCAATTACAGAAGAGGTGGTCAGTGCAAAGAAGTCCATCATACTCACCATTAGCATCTTCAGGTCTGCCCGATCGGCCGGATTTTTGATTAGACTAGAAAAAGACAACAGGCTTTTAAGAAAATACACTTTTCAAGCAGCACAAAGCAGAAATATTATGTTTTACCAAAACTACTATGTAAGCAAAGCTGGATATTCACCATTTGGTCACAAAGTCCTGGAAATCTGCAGTGAAGACTCCATGAGGCAGTTTAGGTGGAGGCTGTGCAGAAATGACAGAAACTTTAAAGAGATATTCACAACTCAGTAGGTGTATTCATGGAGAACCAAAAACACAGGTCAGCTTTTCTCACCTCATTGACGATGTAGTCCAGCAGCTCAAATATTGCCATGACAGGGCCATGTCCTGAATGACATAAAAgtaattagattttaaaaactGGAAGCTATTAAGATAAAGATGAAATTTCAGGGAATCTGAAATACTGTGATCAAGATAGttcaatatgtttattattgtgtattataccACTGATGGGCCTTCCGGGAGGTCTGGGACGTGGGGAGGTGCTCTGTGTTTCTCCCTCTGCTACAGGTCGGCCAAAAAGGGCCTCCAGTTCCTTGGCATCAGGGGGAGGGATGGGGTAGCGCCCAATGGAAAGCTCCACCAGAGACAGTCCCATGCTCCACACATCTGACTGCACTGAGTAATGAGTCCCCTGAAGTCTCTCAGGCTTAACCAGAAACACAAACTGAGTTACTGAGgatttttaaagaacatttgctcattttcataatttatttacagcaaTAATAAAACCAATCCCGTATGAACCGCTTCTGTGTGAAATTCTTAAATAGTAGCGTTTTGTGCATCTTCATGATCATGACTCTTGGGAAAAGAAGGTTACACACTTACAGACATATATGACCTTGTGCCTACAAAAGAGTTGGCCATGGAGTCGATAAGCTGACCGCTGACTCCAAAATCACACAACTTGATCTCCCCTCTTGAGTTCACCAGTATGTTTGATGGCTTGAcatctgtaaaagaaaaaaacaaaaaacaaaacagattttgTCAAATGAATGCTGAATATAGCCAGCTAACTAAAGGACACAGAAGAATTGTGTTTTTCCAAGGAATACAACAGTAAAGGTTCAGTGAAGACTGGTTCTAAGCAAATAACTAAGATTGCCATATAATGACATactattatcattgttattaatattatggtTACATAATGacaagacaattttttttacctctgtgCATGATCTGATGTTTTTCTCGAAGGTAAGCAAGACCTCTTAACACCTAAAACCCCccaaaatacagaaagaaagcaTGTGAGAACTTTATGGCTGAAAGCTGTGTTTCAGTATCTCAATATTACATCACAGATACTTACAGCTATACTGACTTTCCCTAGGATTTCTTCTGGAATTCTCCGAGCCTCTTTCAGTACCTGATCCAAAGAACCTCCATCCtgtaacaaaaaaacataaaagttcACATGAAACGTTTATTCCTCCACCTACCCCCAATTCATATCACTGCTTCCTCCTGCCTCACAATCTCCTATCCCTCCATCCAAATCATTTCCTGATTCACTCGATCCAGCACCATTAACATCCATGTAATAAATATGCAAGGGAAGACTTCAGAGTAGTGCAGAGCGGTTGAGATCCTGTACCCAGAATCATCAGAAAATTACAAAGCATGATGGTTTTCAAACATACTAATAATGCACgattacaaacacatactcacCATGTGCTCCATACAGATACTGATCTCTCCATCGCTGTAGAATGCACCATAAAAGCCCACTATATAGGGAGAGTTGCATTCATGCAGGACTTGCAATTCTCTAATGATCTGGTTCCTGATTGCTGGTTTGATCTCAAGATGAATGAGCTAAACggaacaaagaaaataaaatttgaatcaTGAAGCTTGTGCAAACTTGAGAAGAGGCTGTGGGAGGCAGAAAAAaattgaggtaaaaaaaaaagttaaacaataCTGGGCAAAGGAAAGATATGTCttaatacaaatgtgttgtgTGGCTGATTTTTCAGTATTCTTTGCTTGGCATCAAAATAAGGTCAAATATCTTTAGATGTTATTACTGGTCAAGATATATACTAAATACCAAAAAGCCTTAGAGATAGTGTACAAAGACAGCTGTTAAACAGCCTTGATTGTTCCGAATTAAAGCATCATGTAAAGCAACGTGAAGCTTTACAATATTCTTAGGATGTCATGTACATTTCAATCAATTCATAATACTGAAGTTTTGGCTCCAATCTCTGTTCACATAAACTAAAGGTGATTCCTGGAGTTTTGTTTACTCATCTTGCTAATGAGACAAGACCCATCTAGCTAAACTGTATTGCTTCAAATGAATCCccagttaaagaaaaaaaaatctgtttgtcTTCAGCTTTTGAGTTCACATCACCTTTCTTGCCATGATTAGTCGAGAGGGCTTGTGGCAGACTTTATTAACCACACCACCGTTTCCTGCTCCCAGCTCACATATATGCTGGAAGTCATCGTCCTTCAGCTCTCCGACTTTAgctttctgtgtgagaaagGCCTCCAAGCGCTTCTTCTGCTGTTCGTCCAAGTCCAACTCCCCTAGTTTCTTCTGTAGGGTCTCAAGATAGGCCCTAATAAAATTGCAAACACAGAGATCAAGTATGGGCTATGAGTAattgtaataacaaatataaaaacgAAGACTATGATAAGcataaaatgaataagaaagtaatgaaatagaagaaaaaggagatg
This window contains:
- the map2k2b gene encoding dual specificity mitogen-activated protein kinase kinase 2b; the protein is MAPKKRPVPLIISCSGEAHSTASNLGAASEAYLETLQKKLGELDLDEQQKKRLEAFLTQKAKVGELKDDDFQHICELGAGNGGVVNKVCHKPSRLIMARKLIHLEIKPAIRNQIIRELQVLHECNSPYIVGFYGAFYSDGEISICMEHMDGGSLDQVLKEARRIPEEILGKVSIAVLRGLAYLREKHQIMHRDVKPSNILVNSRGEIKLCDFGVSGQLIDSMANSFVGTRSYMSPERLQGTHYSVQSDVWSMGLSLVELSIGRYPIPPPDAKELEALFGRPVAEGETQSTSPRPRPPGRPISGHGPVMAIFELLDYIVNEPPPKLPHGVFTADFQDFVTKCLIKNPADRADLKMLMNHTFIKRSEVEEVDFAGWLCKTMGLNQPSTPTRPTE